In one window of Sandaracinaceae bacterium DNA:
- a CDS encoding amino acid adenylation domain-containing protein — MQASMLFNGLAQPGAELQQVVIQPSAAHTVSGLRAGFTAAIERHAMLRTTLRWRDREHPVAQVHAASPLAWAHEQSPLPLATALPALLERDRAAGLDPSQLPVTRFTQLEAQDGEALLWTFHHAHLDGRSIQRVLTEVLRTALGGPAPRTPSPTPAIHAHAALAPALVHSATQHFAEHLRGLHEPPATPGWRHAPKPPEPATPTRTVEAAARVDALVMHPVDALAKDHQLSWASVVHGAWALLLASFGHTDDVVFGVTRACRTLTEHSRDTVGCLINTAPLRVTLDGSQTVAEFLTQVRRSLLAQRPFETLGLSEAAAASELHDPRQLVRSIVVCEGYSLEEALHQDLPETHGWHFRLVGQSAAPLTLAVNRTRDGGADVAVEYGPDVVSSAVAATLAAALGEVLGELAARPGALLSQLVAPVGHPGLAGPHSPAPASALSARLQRAFQAHGAALAVLEVETGERVSFQQLGARAEALACELQRRGAVPGDVVAAMAMRSVDTLVTFAGCALAGFVYVPVDASYPSERVHLLLEDCGARFLVGPETHTPAVSGLQPVDPARIPAGQLNTLCQDPEALAYVLYTSGTTGGPKGVCVPQRALVAHAEAITSELALAPGDRVLQFASPSFDVYLEEVVPTLLAGASVVIRDEHSGSSAERLLHVVQREGVTLLQLPTAFFNELAHHLTRAPQPLPACLRAVVIGGERANHAACKRFRAVAPQVRLFNAYGPTEVTITATCHELGAQVPDEVPIGRPIGACRAYIVDKHGRPAPQGARGELVLGGPQVALGYLNRSDETQQRFVPDPIDASRGMVYRTGDLVRVDDDGHLVFEGRVDAQVKVRGFRIELGEVERALEAHPDVAEAVATVLASPAGEPTLVAFIVSHTAADPQRIRQALAATLPAHLVPARIGVVPALPRSSTGKLDRRALTWPSDAELPSTPVVNQPASELEASVLVLFREVLADPALGLDHSFFDRGGSSIRALRLVGRIEEALHAYPTVATLITHPSPRALAHWITSAREAAAPNAELVPLNDGIEGPTPVYCLVGLHIYATIARGIRRRRVMGVYVAEELEFPGDAIRVEALASAYLRAIQQGSKPPPKILLGISFGAFVAFEMAQQLHALGTPADLIVLLDPRLPSTLEPMRFEPLLNLAARLRTDPLAVPERAFQRLQRLVERAPAAGPATPEQETWQAREAAYARALVAYEPVIRPYPGRALVYLAGDDSPAKLPRAVGMWRTLVGQGSEVTIVPGTHGTLLQDPSASHIASLMEATLRKRPSSMFAAVKTRNES, encoded by the coding sequence CCACGCCATGCTGCGCACCACGCTGCGCTGGCGAGACCGCGAGCACCCCGTGGCCCAGGTGCACGCCGCTTCACCGCTCGCCTGGGCGCACGAGCAGTCGCCGCTGCCGCTAGCCACCGCCCTGCCCGCACTGCTGGAGCGTGACCGCGCGGCGGGGCTGGACCCGAGCCAGCTGCCCGTCACGCGCTTCACGCAGCTAGAAGCGCAGGACGGCGAGGCCTTGCTCTGGACCTTCCACCACGCGCATCTGGATGGCCGCTCCATTCAGCGGGTGCTGACCGAGGTCTTGCGCACCGCCCTGGGAGGCCCCGCGCCGCGCACGCCCTCCCCCACGCCCGCCATCCACGCGCACGCTGCGTTGGCCCCCGCGTTGGTGCACAGCGCCACGCAGCACTTCGCCGAGCACCTGCGTGGCCTGCACGAGCCACCCGCCACGCCAGGCTGGCGCCACGCGCCAAAGCCACCGGAACCCGCCACGCCCACGCGCACCGTGGAAGCGGCCGCACGCGTGGATGCGCTCGTGATGCACCCGGTGGACGCGCTCGCCAAAGACCACCAGCTCTCGTGGGCCAGCGTGGTGCATGGCGCGTGGGCGCTGTTGCTCGCCAGTTTCGGTCACACCGACGACGTGGTGTTCGGCGTCACCCGCGCGTGCCGCACGCTCACCGAGCACAGCCGCGACACGGTGGGCTGCCTCATCAACACGGCGCCGCTGCGCGTGACGCTGGACGGCTCGCAGACGGTGGCGGAGTTCCTCACGCAGGTGCGGCGCAGCCTGCTGGCGCAGCGTCCGTTCGAGACCCTGGGCCTCAGCGAAGCGGCCGCGGCCAGCGAGCTCCATGACCCGCGCCAGCTGGTGCGTTCCATCGTGGTCTGCGAGGGCTACTCGCTCGAGGAGGCGCTGCACCAGGACCTGCCCGAGACGCACGGCTGGCACTTTCGGCTTGTTGGCCAGAGCGCCGCACCCCTCACGCTGGCCGTGAACCGCACGCGCGATGGCGGGGCCGACGTGGCCGTGGAGTACGGCCCGGACGTGGTCTCTTCCGCCGTGGCCGCCACACTCGCCGCCGCGCTGGGCGAGGTGCTGGGCGAGCTGGCCGCGCGCCCCGGCGCGTTGCTCTCGCAGCTGGTGGCGCCCGTGGGCCACCCGGGCCTGGCCGGGCCGCACAGCCCTGCACCGGCCTCGGCGCTGAGCGCGCGGCTGCAGCGCGCCTTCCAAGCGCACGGCGCTGCGCTGGCGGTGCTGGAGGTGGAGACCGGCGAGCGCGTGTCGTTCCAGCAGCTGGGCGCGCGTGCCGAGGCGCTCGCGTGCGAGCTGCAGCGGCGCGGGGCGGTGCCCGGGGACGTGGTGGCGGCCATGGCCATGCGCAGCGTGGACACGCTGGTCACGTTCGCGGGGTGTGCCCTGGCGGGGTTCGTGTACGTCCCGGTGGATGCGTCCTACCCGAGCGAGCGCGTTCACCTGCTGCTCGAGGACTGCGGCGCGCGCTTCCTGGTGGGCCCCGAGACGCACACGCCCGCGGTGAGCGGGCTCCAGCCGGTGGACCCCGCGCGCATCCCCGCGGGCCAGCTGAACACGCTGTGCCAAGACCCCGAGGCGCTGGCCTACGTGCTCTACACGTCGGGCACCACCGGCGGGCCCAAGGGTGTGTGTGTGCCGCAGCGCGCGCTGGTGGCGCACGCCGAGGCCATCACCTCCGAGCTGGCGCTCGCGCCCGGGGACCGCGTGCTGCAGTTCGCCTCGCCCAGCTTCGATGTGTACTTGGAAGAGGTGGTGCCCACGCTGCTGGCGGGGGCCAGCGTGGTCATTCGCGATGAGCACAGCGGAAGCTCGGCCGAGCGCCTGCTGCACGTGGTGCAGCGCGAGGGGGTCACGCTGCTGCAGCTGCCCACCGCCTTCTTCAACGAGCTGGCGCACCACCTCACGCGCGCGCCGCAGCCCCTGCCCGCCTGCCTGCGGGCCGTGGTCATTGGCGGCGAGCGTGCGAATCACGCCGCGTGCAAGCGCTTCCGCGCGGTGGCACCGCAGGTGCGGCTCTTCAACGCCTATGGCCCCACGGAGGTGACCATCACCGCCACCTGCCACGAGCTGGGCGCGCAGGTGCCAGACGAGGTGCCCATCGGCAGGCCCATCGGCGCATGCCGCGCGTACATCGTGGACAAGCACGGACGCCCGGCTCCACAGGGCGCGCGAGGCGAGCTGGTGCTGGGCGGCCCGCAGGTGGCCCTGGGCTACCTCAACCGCAGCGACGAGACGCAGCAGCGCTTCGTGCCAGACCCCATCGATGCATCCCGCGGCATGGTCTACCGCACGGGTGACCTGGTGCGGGTGGACGACGACGGCCACCTGGTGTTCGAGGGGCGCGTGGACGCGCAGGTGAAGGTGCGCGGGTTCCGCATCGAGCTGGGCGAAGTGGAGCGCGCGCTCGAGGCGCACCCGGACGTGGCCGAGGCCGTGGCCACCGTGCTCGCGTCGCCCGCGGGCGAGCCAACGCTCGTGGCGTTCATCGTCTCGCACACGGCAGCCGACCCGCAGCGCATCCGGCAGGCGTTGGCCGCCACCCTGCCGGCGCATCTGGTGCCCGCGCGCATCGGCGTGGTCCCAGCGCTGCCACGCAGCAGCACAGGGAAGCTGGACCGCCGCGCCCTCACGTGGCCGAGCGACGCCGAGCTGCCGTCCACACCCGTGGTGAACCAGCCCGCGAGCGAGCTCGAGGCCAGCGTGCTCGTGCTCTTCCGTGAGGTGCTGGCCGACCCCGCGCTGGGCCTGGACCACAGCTTCTTCGACCGCGGCGGGAGCTCCATCCGCGCGCTGCGGCTGGTGGGCCGCATCGAGGAGGCGCTGCACGCGTACCCCACGGTGGCCACGCTGATCACGCACCCCAGCCCACGGGCACTGGCTCACTGGATCACCAGCGCCCGTGAAGCAGCAGCGCCCAACGCCGAGCTGGTGCCGCTCAACGATGGCATCGAGGGCCCCACGCCCGTGTACTGCCTGGTGGGGCTACACATCTATGCCACCATCGCGCGCGGCATCCGCAGGCGCCGCGTGATGGGTGTGTACGTGGCCGAGGAGCTCGAGTTCCCGGGCGACGCCATCCGGGTGGAGGCGCTGGCCAGCGCATACCTGCGCGCCATCCAGCAAGGCAGTAAGCCCCCTCCCAAGATCCTGCTGGGCATCTCGTTCGGGGCCTTCGTGGCCTTCGAGATGGCGCAACAGCTCCACGCGCTGGGCACCCCGGCGGACCTGATCGTGCTGCTGGACCCGCGCCTGCCCAGCACGCTCGAGCCCATGCGCTTCGAGCCCCTGCTGAACCTGGCAGCCCGCCTGCGCACAGACCCCTTGGCGGTGCCGGAGCGCGCGTTTCAGCGGCTGCAGCGGCTGGTGGAGCGCGCGCCTGCTGCGGGCCCTGCCACCCCGGAGCAAGAGACGTGGCAGGCGCGCGAGGCGGCCTATGCGCGCGCGCTCGTGGCCTACGAGCCGGTCATCCGCCCCTACCCTGGTCGCGCGCTCGTGTACCTGGCGGGCGACGACAGCCCC